A part of Helicobacter ibis genomic DNA contains:
- the fliI gene encoding flagellar protein export ATPase FliI has protein sequence MSILSLKDRLNNLNLSPVFGVIIKVEQGFLLANGLSPRIGDIVKIVNEYGSSMGMVTSLEENSFKITPFSFVEGTKVGDKVYLNTKGLQIPVGPQILGRVINPLGEPIDGKGELRAEASMPIIRPPIAAMKRGMIDEVFSVGVKSIDGLLTCGKGQKLGIFAGSGVGKSTLMGMIVRGAQAKIKVVALIGERGREVPEFVEKNLGGDLTDTVLIVATSDDSPLMRKYGAFAAMSVAEYFKAKGEDVLFIMDSVTRFAMAQREIGLALGEPPTSKGYPPSVLTLLPQLMERAGKEEGHGSITAYFTVLVEGDDMSDPIADQSRSILDGHIVLDRSLTDFGIYPPINVLNSASRLMGDVANKEHIEAARKFRRLYSMLKENEVLIRIGAYQSGNDKELDEAISKKEGMENFLKQNNDESISYEDSVNMLIELMK, from the coding sequence ATGTCCATATTAAGCTTAAAAGACAGATTAAACAACCTAAATCTATCTCCAGTATTTGGAGTGATAATAAAAGTCGAACAAGGATTCTTGTTAGCAAATGGGTTATCTCCAAGAATTGGAGATATTGTAAAAATAGTAAATGAATATGGAAGCTCCATGGGAATGGTAACAAGCTTAGAAGAAAATAGCTTTAAAATTACACCTTTTTCATTTGTTGAAGGAACCAAGGTTGGAGATAAGGTCTATTTAAATACAAAAGGTTTGCAAATACCTGTTGGACCCCAGATTCTAGGTAGGGTTATAAACCCACTAGGCGAACCAATAGATGGTAAAGGTGAATTAAGGGCTGAAGCGTCAATGCCAATAATACGACCACCTATTGCAGCAATGAAGCGTGGAATGATAGATGAAGTCTTTAGCGTTGGGGTTAAAAGTATAGATGGGCTTCTAACTTGTGGCAAAGGGCAAAAGCTAGGAATCTTTGCAGGAAGCGGAGTTGGTAAATCAACTCTAATGGGAATGATAGTAAGAGGAGCACAAGCAAAAATTAAAGTAGTAGCACTAATTGGAGAGAGAGGTAGAGAAGTCCCAGAATTTGTAGAAAAAAATCTAGGAGGAGATCTAACTGATACAGTACTTATTGTAGCTACAAGTGATGATTCACCTTTGATGCGTAAATATGGTGCATTTGCCGCTATGAGTGTTGCAGAATATTTCAAAGCAAAAGGCGAAGATGTTTTATTTATCATGGATTCTGTTACACGATTTGCTATGGCACAAAGAGAGATTGGGCTAGCATTAGGAGAACCACCAACAAGCAAGGGTTATCCACCTTCTGTGCTAACACTTCTTCCACAACTAATGGAAAGAGCAGGAAAGGAAGAAGGTCATGGCTCAATTACAGCGTATTTTACGGTGCTTGTAGAGGGTGATGATATGAGCGATCCTATAGCAGATCAAAGCAGAAGTATTTTAGATGGACATATCGTGCTTGATAGAAGCCTTACAGACTTTGGAATTTATCCACCTATAAATGTGCTAAACTCTGCTTCAAGACTTATGGGAGATGTAGCAAACAAAGAACACATTGAAGCTGCAAGAAAATTTAGAAGACTATATTCTATGCTAAAAGAAAATGAGGTATTAATAAGAATTGGAGCATATCAAAGCGGGAATGATAAAGAACTAGATGAAGCTATAAGTAAAAAAGAAGGAATGGAAAATTTCCTAAAACAAAATAATGATGAATCTATAAGCTATGAAGATAGTGTAAATATGTTAATAGAGTTAATGAAATAA
- the trxA gene encoding thioredoxin, giving the protein MAGYIELTEENYDETIKDGVVLVDFWAPWCGPCRMIAPVIDKLAQDYAGKAKICKVNTDEHQDLASKFGIRSIPTIYFYKDGQKIDEMIGASSEQDLKNKLDDLI; this is encoded by the coding sequence ATGGCTGGTTACATAGAGCTTACAGAAGAAAATTATGATGAAACCATAAAAGATGGTGTTGTGTTGGTTGATTTTTGGGCACCTTGGTGCGGTCCGTGCAGAATGATAGCACCCGTAATAGATAAACTTGCTCAAGATTATGCTGGTAAGGCTAAAATTTGCAAAGTAAATACTGATGAACATCAAGATTTAGCTTCAAAATTTGGAATAAGATCAATCCCTACTATATACTTCTATAAAGATGGACAAAAAATAGATGAAATGATTGGTGCATCTTCAGAGCAAGATCTAAAAAATAAACTTGACGATCTAATCTAA
- a CDS encoding NAD(P)H-dependent glycerol-3-phosphate dehydrogenase, translating into MAKISVFGGGAWGLALHYAFGTNNQCYIVSRRNLNLESQINLKQAQKSDMFVVAIATSALDSWLSSNPLPQDSKILVASKGIYNGLFVSDIFDKYYPNAHVSFLAGPSFAKEVREGLPCALNIHSKDIEDSKKWLSLFPDFIKPYAVTDIIGGEICGAYKNVVAIASGIVEGLKLGANARASLLSRGLVEMSRFGEFFGAKSDTFLGLSGAGDLFLTASSTLSRNFRVGLGLAENKPLGEILEALGEVAEGVYSAREIENLSKKHNIYTPIASEVAFILDGKNPIDSMKDLMRS; encoded by the coding sequence ATGGCAAAAATAAGTGTCTTTGGTGGCGGAGCTTGGGGATTAGCATTGCATTATGCTTTTGGTACAAACAATCAATGTTACATAGTTTCAAGGAGAAATCTAAATTTAGAATCACAAATAAACTTGAAACAAGCACAAAAGAGCGATATGTTTGTCGTTGCAATTGCTACTTCTGCTTTAGATTCATGGTTATCAAGCAATCCTCTTCCACAAGATTCAAAAATCTTAGTTGCTTCTAAAGGAATCTATAATGGACTTTTTGTGAGTGATATTTTTGATAAATATTATCCAAATGCACATGTTAGCTTTCTAGCCGGTCCCAGTTTTGCAAAAGAGGTCAGAGAAGGGCTTCCCTGTGCATTAAATATACACTCTAAAGATATAGAAGATTCAAAAAAATGGCTATCTTTGTTTCCTGATTTTATAAAACCTTATGCAGTTACAGACATAATTGGTGGGGAGATATGTGGAGCTTATAAAAATGTAGTTGCTATTGCAAGTGGTATTGTTGAAGGTTTGAAATTAGGTGCTAATGCTAGGGCTTCTTTACTTTCGCGTGGTTTGGTTGAGATGAGTCGGTTTGGTGAGTTCTTTGGGGCGAAGAGTGATACATTTCTAGGGCTTTCTGGTGCAGGTGATTTATTTTTGACTGCTAGCTCTACATTGTCTAGGAATTTTAGAGTTGGTTTAGGATTGGCAGAGAATAAACCATTAGGAGAAATACTAGAAGCTTTAGGCGAAGTAGCAGAGGGTGTATATAGTGCTAGAGAGATAGAGAATCTATCAAAAAAGCATAATATTTACACACCTATTGCAAGTGAGGTTGCATTTATATTAGATGGAAAGAATCCTATAGATTCAATGAAAGATTTAATGAGAAGTTAA
- the trxB gene encoding thioredoxin-disulfide reductase: MLDLAIIGGGPAGLSAGLYATRGGLKEVVMFEKGMPGGQITSSSELENYPGVAEVKSGFDFMIPWQEQCFRFGLKHEMKEVKRVERKDKHFVVIFNDDSSVEAKSVIVATGGSPKRSGINGEDTYWGKGVSSCATCDGFFYKNKEVAVLGGGDTALEESIHLAKICSKVTLIHRRNEFRASPVTVERLKKESKIEVLTPYEITEICGDNSGVNGLKIKNLENGNQSELSIAGIFVLIGYNINNSVLQQTDGSMLCEVNQYGNAKVNLKMETNVPGLFIAGDLREDSPKQVVCAASDGAIAALSVLEYIEHTK, encoded by the coding sequence ATGCTTGATTTAGCGATAATTGGTGGAGGTCCAGCTGGTCTTAGTGCTGGTTTGTATGCGACAAGAGGCGGCTTAAAAGAAGTTGTAATGTTTGAAAAAGGAATGCCCGGAGGACAAATTACTTCAAGTAGTGAATTAGAAAACTATCCCGGTGTAGCTGAAGTAAAAAGTGGATTTGACTTCATGATACCTTGGCAGGAGCAATGTTTTAGATTCGGGCTAAAACACGAAATGAAAGAAGTAAAAAGAGTAGAAAGAAAAGATAAACATTTTGTTGTAATATTCAATGATGATAGTAGTGTTGAGGCAAAATCTGTAATTGTAGCAACAGGTGGTAGCCCTAAGAGGTCTGGAATTAATGGTGAAGATACATATTGGGGAAAAGGTGTTAGCTCTTGTGCAACTTGCGATGGATTCTTCTATAAAAATAAAGAAGTTGCCGTTCTAGGCGGTGGTGATACTGCATTAGAAGAATCCATACATCTAGCTAAAATATGCTCAAAAGTAACCCTAATACATAGAAGAAACGAATTTAGAGCATCTCCTGTAACGGTTGAGAGACTAAAAAAAGAATCTAAAATTGAAGTATTAACTCCTTATGAAATTACCGAAATATGCGGAGATAATAGTGGTGTTAATGGGCTAAAAATAAAAAATTTAGAAAATGGAAATCAAAGCGAATTAAGCATAGCAGGAATCTTTGTTCTAATTGGCTATAATATCAATAATTCTGTATTGCAACAAACAGATGGAAGTATGCTATGCGAAGTAAATCAATATGGCAACGCTAAGGTTAATCTAAAAATGGAAACAAATGTTCCTGGATTATTTATAGCTGGTGATTTAAGAGAAGATTCACCAAAACAAGTGGTATGTGCCGCTTCTGATGGTGCTATTGCTGCACTTAGCGTATTAGAATATATTGAGCATACAAAATAG